Genomic segment of Syngnathus acus chromosome 10, fSynAcu1.2, whole genome shotgun sequence:
CAAGCGCCACGTGACCCTCCTTAGCTGCCAGGTGCAGTGCGTTGAGTCCGTTCTGAGAAAGGAGAAGAGGATGCTTTGAGGATGCTCGGAGGATGCTCGGAGGATGATCGGAGGATGATCGGAGGATGCTGAGGACGCCACACTCCGAGGACGCTCTGACCCTTCCGCTCAAACGTGGCCACCCAGGTTGAAGCGGATCGTTcacatgacacaaaatgtgcttttaccTGATTGCTGGTGTTGATGTCCACGCCGCCTTTCAGATACTCCAACACCTTGTCGATGTTGCCGGCCCTGGCCGCGCGCAGGAAACTGGTGTTGCTGTCGGACTGCAAGAGACCGCACGTCAGCCAACACGCCCCCGTTTGAAACAGTCACGGCAATACGGATCGCAGAAGTTACGTGGGCCACGGAGTCGACCCGTATCGTCGTGGAACGCGGTCGGGAGAGCCTGATCATGGGATCGTTTCGAGCAAAGGTCTTTGGAGTGGCTCGATGGCCCATCAGATGTTTACTTTGTGACAAGACTGAAATGCTTTTGCCACCCCGGCCGTGCCGtgcggacggatggatggatggatctttTTGGCATATACTATGGGGCGCTCGGTCCCTGCTCACATTGGAAGCGTGTTGAGGGGAGCCGCCTCCAGAGCAATCCCCCTTTTACCCGCTGGGCCCTGCAGAGTCACAACAGGCAGATTAGGAAAACTCTAATCCGGGATTTGCTCAATCCGCGTTCACGGCCAGAGCCGGGGCCGAGCGCGTGCCGGCCGATGAGCCGTCAGACTGTCAACTGACAAGATggccacaaaaacaacacgctTGAAGTAAATCAAATGCTAACAAGAAGCAACATTCCCCATTTTGCGGCGTACACATTCTTTTGCTCTTCatgctgtgtgcgtgcgtgcgtgcgggcatgcgtgtgtgtgtgtgtgcgcgggtGTGCGTGTTCTTGGATGCGCTACAACTAAATGCCTTGACTTGCCAACCAAAGAGACAGAGGGCGGAACCATCAACCTGAGCCGGCCCCCCCATTACAGGAACGTCACGCACGGAGCGGTACATACACACAGTCACATCAATTCAACCTTGCGGCCCCCAAAAGACAAGAAAGCTGCAAGGCGTATTTCCGTTTGCAAAACGGTgccggggcggggcggggctcgAGGCCAGCGCCGGCCGCGATGAGCCGGCCCAGCCCCCGGCCAAGAAAAGCACGGGCTGCCGACAAAGGGCAAATTGAAGAATCAGGTGGGCCGACCGAAGCGGGGCCGACTGGAGCGGGGCCGAAGGCGGCGTCCTACGGCATTTTATTTACCGCCACTCAAGTTCAACACTTGGGCGGAGATCCGGCTTGGCTCGCCGGCATAACTTGAAGAGTCTTCAGCGGTCGAGTACGCCTTTGCCTGGCTCGCCTCCAAAGCGGGACAAAAACTGAAGGGCCAATGAGCCGCTTTTTCACCATTTGCCTGCCGGCAGGGCTCGGAACGGCAGACAAAACCGCTTTGACCGTTAGCTTGGCGTTTGCCCAGAACAAGGACAAGCGGGCGCGAGAGGGAACGTGGAGAGGGACTGTGACGCCGTCGTTGGCGATGAGGGGCGGATGAGAGGACGCGGCGTGGAGAAAGCGCAGGACGCGCCAAACGGGATGAGCGAGTACCTTGCGCCTTCGTTCCGCCTGCTCCCGGGAGCGCCGCCTTCTCTCCTTTGCTTTCTCCAGGGCCTTCAGGTCGGCAGGTGGATCCATCTCCGACCTGGCCTTCTTAATGTGGGCGGCGGCGTGCGCCATGGCTGCCCGCCGCCTCTACGCTCGGACAAAAGGGGAACACCTGACTACTGCTGCCGCGAGTCCTCCCACGGCAAAGGGAAGGCAGTGCCAAGGGGTGAGGTGTGTGGGGGATGGGGGGCTTCCACCCTACAGGTTCAAAGCGACTCGCCTCTCGAAATCCCTCCCGATTCCATGTGCCGACGCTCGTCGTGTCGTGCGCAAGAGTGTGAGAGAGGTGGGATTACGCTCACTCCCTCGCTCGGCCGGTGGGGGAGGGAGGATGCTGAGAGAACACacaagaggggagggggcggggcagagggagcgagggagggagggatggagggtGGGTGATCAGGATTGGAGCATCTGCACCGCTCCACGCACAGGAGCTACCATCTTTGCAAATAACAGAGGGGGGGGATCTGCGAGGTAGCAAATATTCAGATGGTACTTCTGGGAAGCGGCGGCATCAGCTGGCGGCGGCCAATGCGcggccgcagcagcagcagcggccgcggccgcagcagcagcagcggccgcagcagccgcagcagcagccgcagcagcagcagcagcagcagcagccgcagccgcagccgcagccgcagccgcagcagcagccgcagccgcagccgcagcagcagccgcagcagcagccgcagcagcagccgcagcagcagccgcagcagcagccgtAGCATCcgcagcagccgcagcagcagccgtAGCATCcgcagcagccgcagcagcagccgcagcaCTAAATATAACATGCCGATGGCACAGTACGACACGGCGGTACGGCCCGGCACAGACTTCATGCGAAGCCAAACCTCAGTGGCTCTACCAGCGAGACGCCGATGGTGGCGGCAGCGCCCCGAGTCGGGACTTTGAGAAGAGCAGACGCATTTTTCCCAGCCATTATTGGGACTTTTTGGTACATTTGCAGCCTAAAAGCAGCAGCAAGTGATGCACAATTGCGCTGCTCAGGTTCTGGCACAGGCAGGTAAATCTCCTGCTGGCTGTTGCTCTACAAAGCTCTCAACGCTCTCACGGAAAAAGCCGCAACGTGCAACTTGCTCCCGGCGATTCTCGGCCGTAGCGATGAGACGACGCTCTCAAGCGTGCTTCTGAACTTCTGGCTGGAGAAGCGGCGGGCGCAAAACTACCCGCAGCCAGCGTCGCGTCGCCATCAAAGCCCGGCGGCCGGCCCCAAACTTCTATTCTCCCCGTGGCTGCTTTTTCAATCCATCCAGCTATCCAAAATCCAATTCCTGGCTTTTGCCGTCTATCCGGCTTATCCGGGCTCTGGCGTTTATTCCGCGACCAGCAAACGGCGTATTCGCTGTATTCTTTCCATTTTGCGTCGCAGTCGAGGCGTCGCTCCTTACCTGGCCCGACTGCCCGAGCACCATGACGGACGGCCAAAGAATATCAAAGCACAATCAAAGGGGAGTCGGCTCGCTTCCGGGAACATCTGAacaggccggccggccggccgacaAGGGGGCGgtgggctggctggctggctggctggctggctggctggctggctggctggctggctggctggctggctggctggctggctgggctggcgggcgggcgggcgggcgggcgagcgcGCGTCCTACGTGCGGGAGACGTGAATAAGAGACAAGAAGCTTAAGTGCAGGAAAGAGCGTCCTGCCGACTGGGTGGATTAGCGCCGCATTAGCAGCTAActtgcacacaaacaccacgCGCATATGGACACCAGCAGAGCGAGGCTCGGAGGGGGTTCCGCCGGCCCGCCACCTATCCCGCCGAGCCGACTCGCTAACGAAACGCCGTGCGGTGACTCTGGCTGTCGGCTTATCCGTCAAACCTGACCCTTCCGAGACGCCGGATCTCAAACTTTGGACGCGGAGCTCCGCCtccccaaacaaaacaaaacaaaacaaaacaaaacaaaacgggtTGTCCAAACGCCAATGTTGTGACCTGTCATCCAAACACAGAGGGGGTCGCGGGACGGCCACAATGAGGGTGAAAAACACGTCCATAAAAAGTACCTTTGTAGACACTGGAAGCCACCATCATACCATCAACACATAtttaacaacaataacaacaagaaAGATCTTCCTGGCGTCGTTGACAACCGCAGCCGAGACGGCAGGCCGGCCAGTCGCTGGTAGCGGACGCCGTCGCTCAACAACATCCCTTTCGTGAGCCGCTGTCGAAACGCGACCGGCGAGGTCCGCGCTGACCGACCGCCGGCGCGGCCCTCGTCAGCGATTCTTCCGAGGAGGccgaaaaaaaagtccaagctTCCGTCGTAAACCCATTCAAACTATTTGCGATAACTAACCCTGGTGACAGAAGGCAGCCCCAAAGCTCTCGAGGATAATTAACCAGGGCTGCCACGGCCCGATGCTAAACCTCCTCATCATCAATGCCCCCATATCATATATTGATTTGACCCCAACCCGACTAGCCCCGACCTCACCCACGACCCGGCACTCGGTCAGTGttaaaatcacatcaaaccaGGGGAACTTCATGGCTAATCAAATCATGACGACCCGTATATGGCCCTGGATCCAAATCAGCAACGTATGACTCCAAAATACACAGGATGgggtctttgttgttgttgaccaaaaaaaaaaaaagagaagcacaaaaaaaaaaaaaagcatggctGGCTTGAAACGGAAGAAATGTGGAAGCAAGCAACACAAAGAGGGAGCCGGGACCCACCCTGTGGTGTGAGAGCCTTCTCCTCCTTCTACTGGCCGAGGCAGCAAAGCAAAgaggtgcgtgcgtgcgtgcgtgcgtgcgtgcgtgcgctcaACAATGAAAAGCGCATCCCCGAGATGGCCCCAAAATTGAGGCACATTCATTTACCTTCTTAggtctcttcctcctctgccCCAAGCCATTGAGGCGATCGCAGGGATCCAGTCTGTAGTGGTAGTCCTCACTCATTTCTGAGCGCCCCAACCAAAACGGGGAGGGGGGAGTtccgtttttttgtgtttgtttgtttgtttgttttcttgataTCCGCACCAAGCCGCACCCCCCTGGCCAGTCAGCGAAAAACACACCCGGCCGTCTCGTGTCAAAGTCTGCAAAGACAACGCGGACAAAGCGCACAAGCAGAAGGTGGAGCAGGGGGCGGTAAGAACGCGGTCggtggctggctggatggatggcgaggcgaggcgaggcgcgGCAAGGCGAGGCGAGGGGGGCGCTTGGGAGGAGGGAACACAAtggtgttgccatggcagcagATGTCACCAGCTTTTCTCTGGAAACCTCGCCCCGCTAGCAAAACAAGCCATGTCAATGCACGCCGGCCAGACGAGGCTGCATGGGGCTCCAATAACTTACAAATcgttcacaaaaaaaaaaaaagtcaggttAAATGGTTTGAGATGAAATAGCCCAATTGTAAATAAATCTTTggatttgcaatttttttcaacTGAAATGGTCCCATTTCAACGAGCTTTAGGGCTCGACGGAGTGGCCTCTTCGAAGATCATTGGTCCATAGCAATGAGTGACATCTCGTTTGACCAATCGCAAGCCGGCCTTTCCTTAATTGGGCAGGCTGCGTCTACTGGAAAAGTTCGGACTCTGTTGCCAACGTACTTCAATCGACCTCGACTGATTTCTAATGTAACGTCGCACAGGCGTCGTGAAGCGTTTGAGCTTCAAACATCAGCCATCATCACACTTTGAAGCTCTGCGAGCGTCAAATGAGAGGAAGATTTACTCCTACCTCTATTGGTCAAAAGGTCCATGCCAAAGCCGCTAGTTTGGTTGCTTCGTTTGTTTTTCGGTCCAAGGCGTCGAAAAATGGGCGACCGCGCGTCCCTGATTGAATAGCGGCGATTAGTTTCCTTTTAAACTCTTATTGGACGATGAGATGTCAACCAACCAGTTCTTCCTTCGCCTGGGCGGCCCATTTAAACGCCGGCCTGCCAAAGTTGTCCACTTGGTGGCACTGTCTAGCAAGATTAGACTTCAAACAGTATTTGTGACTCGAGTTTTTGGGTGTTTTAGCCACGTAGAACTTTTTAGGGGCTTGCATATTTACCCTTTACACACGCATTTAAACTTATTAAGACACAACGAGCTTTCAAACACAATGTCGACACGTGCAAAAAGAAGGCGTTTACGGTCGCCTGGAAATGAAATATTCCGGGGGCCTTTTCAAACACGATGTCGACGTATTTGTAGACACGTGCAAAAAGAAGGCGTTTACGGTCGCCGGGAAAGTCGCCAAGGACTCGTTTCCATTTGCAAAGCTGCCAGTGATCCACCAAAGTGCACATTTTGCATTCAAGCGCACATGTAGAGCAAGCCATCCGTCTGCACGTGATCTGTCTTCATAAATGTCAAGCGCAAAAGTCGTCGTGGCTCGCAAAAGGCTACCTCTCGCACCCAGACAAAACGTATCTTGCCGCCACCTCGCTcgacacattttatttcaaaacggGATTGAAGCGCCAACAAACGGAGCTGACGAGACCGGCCGAGTCATTCCCCCAAAATGGACGCCAGACCAACGGTCGGCGGCACGCAAGATGATTCAAGACGTTGTTTGAGCTTCTTCTCCTGCCGATGGGTCACGTGACCACGCCAGCGTGTCCCTCGTATGTTCTTTGACTGGAGTGGGTCACCGGTGGCGCCCTCCCCAAAGCGCAAGAGGACAAATGAGAACGATGCAGACGTGGCTCTGAGAGCGCCGTTCATACTTTGTGCTCGTACCAAACCGCAGGCGCTCTTCATGGGCGGCGGGCTTAGCGCTTGCAGCTCGTCCACACCGGACCTGGCTCGCACGCAAAAACCCATTTGGTTTGGTCGGTGGGGAAAGCAGACTTAAAGTGTAGCGTCACGGCCTCACCTCGGAGGCTGGAGATCCTCTCGCGGCGCAGAGGTACAGTCCCGTCGGGCCCGGAGGCGGACTGGGGTCTTCTCAGCACCTCCTCCAGCATAGAATGTTGCTCGCTTTGCTAGTGGAGCGGTACGGAGCCTGTCAGCCGCCGCTTTGCTTGCCCACCGCAGCCGCCGCTTTGCTTGCCCCCGCCGCGGCCCCCGCCGCGGCCCCCGCCGCGGCCCCCGTCGCAGCCCCCGCCGCAGCCCCCGCCGCAGCCCCGCTTTGTTAGCCGTACGTACCTCGGTGCGAGACGGCGGACTTTTGGCCCTTTGGCTTCTGGCGGCACGCTCTTTCTGGCGGAGGAGCGTCTGCTGAGCGGCCCGAAACTCCAGGGAGAAGTTGCTGATGGTTCTGCAGAAGTCCTGCGCTCTGGTTTCTCGCGCCATGGCTCTGGAGTAgcccaggaagaggaggaaggagtGGAACCTGCACAAATGCGCTGGCTAGAAGGCAGGTCTCTCATAGGGTCGCCGCCAGCAAGCAACCAACCTGTTGGTCACCCGACGGTGAACAGCCCTCAGGGCCTCGGTCCTGTCGGCGCGCTCTTTCAGAAGATTTGGCAGCCGGCGGCGGAGCTCCGAACGGTGATCCAAAAGCGTGGTCATCTGCTCCCACGAGCCCTCGGACAGGGCTTCCAGGTGCTCCAGGTTGGCTCGGACCAGCAAGTAGTCACACTGCAAACACGCAGAAGCGAAGCGCTCGACCCGCTCCAACTTTGGACGGCCCGATGGGTCGGGGAGGGAACGCCGCTGCACCTTGCCGGCTTTGCTGACCGCGCTCAGGTCCGAGTAGAGGTCCGAGGAGTGCGGGTAGAGCTGCAGCACGAGCGCGCAAACGTGGTGCAGAAGAGGTTGGCGGCAATGCGTGTCCCGCACTTGAGAAAGCTTGCCCAAGTAGCTCAACTCGAAGCCCCGGGCCTGGGCCGCAACGGCGAGCAGATGAGCAGAGCTGCTGACGGGCCGAGGGAGGTCGCCGCCTGTCCGCAAGCAAGGCGAGCGCTCACCTCGCATCCGTTGAGAACGTTACCCACGGCTAACACCGTCGCCAAAACGTGTCTGAAGGCCTGGCTGGCGAGCAGCTGCTCCATGGCCTGCTTCAGGTAGAAGAGGGGCTTGGCGATCTCCTAACGAACGGGTGGGCCGGCCGTTCACGCCAGAGCTCCGAGACGAGGCCGGGAACGCCGGTCGCTCACCTGCTCCAAGGAGTCGTAATCCAGCACAAAGGCCCACAGCTGAAGCCTGGAGCCCAGGTGAGGGATCTCCCCCAGAGCCAGCAGGCAGAGGTCGGCCGGGGCCAGGCAGAGGTCGGCGTGGCGCCCTTTGGCCTCCTTGATCAGACGAAGCTCCTCCTCGGTCGGGATCAGCGTTTGAAGGCGctgcagagcagagcagagcagagcagagcagagcagagcagagaagaagaggagaagtGAATGAGCGGGGCAGTACCCGAATGTCCTCGCGGTCCAGGACGCTGCCGTCCATGCTGAAAATGGCGGGAGGGAGGAGGTGCTGTGGAGGCAGGCCGCTCAAGGTAATGCTGATGTTGTTACTCCTCGCCAGCCCCAGCACCGAAACACGTTTCTGGGTTGCGAGGCAGAAGCTCAAGTGGATGTACTCACGGACGGACGTGGACTCTTCTTACCCCTCGTCCGGCGGCCAAAGGAGCCGAGCTCTTGCCCTTGCGTTCAAACAGGAAGGCCAGTCGCGCCGTATCCAGTCGGACCGGCTCCAGGAGGCTCCAGATGCTCCGTGTTCCGAAGCGAGTCCTCCTGGGAAGCGGCGGCACGCTCTGCAGTGGCTGCCAGTGGAGCTTCAGGGTGGCGTTTTTAACGGGGGAGACCTCCAGAGGAGGTGGGAGTGGAGGAGGCGCTAAGACGCCACAGGAGCCTTCCTCGCCCCAGGCCCTGCCCGAGTGGCTCGCTGCGTCCACTTGCAGGTCTTCCTCATCCCAAAGGTCGGTGAAGTCCAGCGCGTCCAGGCGGAGACGAGCGGCGGCTCGGAGCGGCCATGCTTGCGGCCATGCTTGCGGCCAGGCTTGCGGCCAGGCTTGCGGCCAGGCTTGCGGCCAGGCTTGCGGCCAGGCTTGCGGCCAGGCTTGCGGCCAGGCTTGCGGCCAGGCTTGCGGCCAGGCTTGCGGCCAGGCTTGCGGCCAGGCTCGCTCAGAGTCCCTGCTCGGAGAGATGTCCTCCTCGCGCTTGTCCCCGCTTTGCTGCGACTCCTTCATGATGTCACGCGTGTTCACGTGAGCGCGGCCTGGTGCTCGCCTGTCTTGTCACGTCTCTCCAGACACCCTGAACCTCCAGAGCTTCTGCTCAACCCGGACTGTGCCTCTGTTGAGGCAAGGTCCAGCGAGTCGTGCGTCTGGAAAAGCCCCGAGGACACGCTCCACTGGCTGGATGGCCTTCTATCTGAGAGGTGGAGCCTATGTATCGGTGGAGTTTATCTGAGCCGCGCCCTTTGCCTCCATTTCCTTATCGGATGGCCATCTCCTGTTTGGACTGAATTGCACGCAGGCTCAAACCTCTCCCAGATGCTGTCCACAGCCTCTTGCATCTCACACTTAGGACAAAATGCCATCTCGCTATTTGTAGTGGCATTGTTGCATTTCAGCAAGAAAGGTTCACAAGAGAAGACAGACGTGAGTTGGTGGTGTTCCCCGGGCTTATTTGCACGGTCGGCTTGCAGACGTAATGAGgtccctcgctcgctcgctcgcctgcGAATCCCTTCCTTCCATTTGATTCTCAGTCGTTTGGGAGCTCTGTCTGGAGGAACACAAAATGCTTTGGTCCAGGGCTTTGACGTGGTCAACCTCGTAAGCTTGCCTTGTTGGCTTGTATGCAGTTGTGCAAAGTCGTTGCAGCGGCATCGGAATCAAATCATAAAACAACCCGTAAGCGCAGACGTCGTCGTCGCCGCCGCGTGCTTTTCAAAGCCCACTGGCcatgtttcactttttgttgaTTATGGCGGCGCCATGTGGATAAAAGCGCTAGTGCGTTGCCTCAAGTCGACCACATTTCCCCATCCACCCTACGAGTGCCGGCGCGGCAATAGCACCGATTTGGTGAATCCAATTGTGCCCAAACAATATCATATAGAGTGGgtgaaaaaacaatcaaaacacTGCGAACACAACACGTCCGGCATCGGTCGCGCTCGAGACGAAGGGTGCAGTCGCACTTCTCTTCCCGCCGTGAGAGATCGTAAACATGGCTACAAAGAAGTCCAACGTGAGGCTTCGTTAGTGGTGGATGGAACACGCTTTAAAGAGCAGGAGGGAGAACGACGGATTCCTTTTTCGACAGCACTgtacttcttcttcttcttcttcactcGCCGTAACAACCGACACTTCCGTATTCCCCGTCACCTGACCAACACTAACCAATCAGGAGCTAGTGGTTTCGGCAGCTGCAAGAAAATGATTGACACTCTTACTCATGAGTAAGAGTGtcaatcattttcaaacataaaTGGAGATGTATATTTCAACAAATGAACTCAATTTTCATACATTTCTGAACCTTACTAAATAGGCTGAACTTGAGAGCGTGAATCAAAGGCAAAGGCCATAGCTGCAGCTATCGAATGAAAGAAACACATTGTTTCGAGGCACGAAAGTGGCAATGGTGTTTCCAGTACGGCGACGGAACACAACAAGGAGCGCTTCTTAAATCCCATTTTGTGCAGAGCAAGAGGACCGAATGCACCGCCGTGTCCAGGTGTGGACATGACGGCCCGgcagtggcgtagccaagccggggcgagccggggcggcgccccggttcggactccctgcgccccggttgaaaaaaatcgagctttttcgattcttcattttcatgccgtttttttctttcggtcttgcgcgaatgtgcttgcgctattctatgtgcgcgatgttatccattcaccgtttgcctcccggacccggatgttgttttagcgatcagcgaacggcgtgggtgatgttcgattttttttcctgtgggcgcgcgcccctactggagaaattcctggctacgccactgcgGCCCGGGTACCGCGCTAACTCACTATTTAGAACTTCAGTCATATTGAAATCATAAAAagtacacatttatttgttcaCGTTTGAATCGCGATCATCAGAAATTTGGTCTTTAATAAAAGCGgtacaagcggtatagaaaatggggggatggatggatggatggatggatggttatTATTTGGCGCTCTCTCCACCAGTTGACGACCGCCTTGTTCAGGGCCGGCCCTGcgatgtgtgcgtgcgcgcgtgtttTGAAGAAATGGGAGGAGGGGGCGGTACGTATGCAACACACTGGTGCGTGATCTTGCCCgcagcaccaccagcagcaccagcaccagcaccagcaccggcaccagcagcagcagcagcagcagcaacagcaacagcagcagcaacagcagcagcaacagcagcagcatcgcTACCAGgcgcagcagcggcagcagcagcagcagcagcatcgcTACCAGGCGCAGtagaggcagcagcagcagcggcggcgggagcagcagcagcggtggcggcagcggcggcagcagcacaGACGTTCTCTTTGGAATAGCGGGAATGGGCCGTCATCACCTGTAGCTGCTGCACGCCGCTTCCCGACACACGCATGCGCGCACCGACGCTTCCCCTGCCCCAACGCACAGAAAGGATGGCACGCGCCGAGCGACAGACGCGGCTGCGGCCGAGTCCCCAGCACCGAGAACCGCTCCGTCCCCGTCCAGGCGGCGCGGCCCGGACGAGCTGATCCCGCGGAAAGCAAGAGGAAAGGGGCGTGGGGGAGGAGCGGGGcggcggtgtgtgtgtgtgcgtgcgtgtgtgtgcgtgcgttagGAGCTCCCGCGGGAAGGAGAGACGTacggacagacagagacaCTCTGGGGAAGGAAGCTAAGCGACGCACGTCAGGCGCAAGGTACCAGAAGGGACTCATTTGGAGGATATTTACATGCCTCTCGCCAACAGGTAAGACAACTTTCCTCCCCCTCGAACCTGATCAATTTATGGTCCGCGTATGTCAAGCGGACGCGGACGCAAGTAGCCCGATGCATGCTAGCGCTTTCCCAAAAGCAACGGGGCTCGCGCGTGTGATGAGAAAGTGTTGGCTTCAGCGCAGAGGTAGGCGAGTGGGTGCTCgagcaggcgggcgggcgggcggttggGCGCTCGGGGGGTGGCTACTCCACGCCCCGCTCCATGCGAGGGGCGCTGCG
This window contains:
- the LOC119129634 gene encoding FH1/FH2 domain-containing protein 1-like, with amino-acid sequence MKESQQSGDKREEDISPSRDSERAWPQAWPQAWPQAWPQAWPQAWPQAWPQAWPQAWPQAWPQAWPQAWPQAWPLRAAARLRLDALDFTDLWDEEDLQVDAASHSGRAWGEEGSCGVLAPPPLPPPLEVSPVKNATLKLHWQPLQSVPPLPRRTRFGTRSIWSLLEPVRLDTARLAFLFERKGKSSAPLAAGRGKRVSVLGLARSNNISITLSGLPPQHLLPPAIFSMDGSVLDREDIRRLQTLIPTEEELRLIKEAKGRHADLCLAPADLCLLALGEIPHLGSRLQLWAFVLDYDSLEQEIAKPLFYLKQAMEQLLASQAFRHVLATVLAVGNVLNGCEARGFELSYLGKLSQVRDTHCRQPLLHHVCALVLQLYPHSSDLYSDLSAVSKAGKVQRRSLPDPSGRPKLERVERFASACLQCDYLLVRANLEHLEALSEGSWEQMTTLLDHRSELRRRLPNLLKERADRTEALRAVHRRVTNRFHSFLLFLGYSRAMARETRAQDFCRTISNFSLEFRAAQQTLLRQKERAARSQRAKSPPSRTEQSEQHSMLEEVLRRPQSASGPDGTVPLRRERISSLRGPVWTSCKR